The following are encoded together in the Aciduricibacillus chroicocephali genome:
- a CDS encoding YfhD family protein, with translation MGRDEHATKRGNRHLAQTPKNQVKESDGMDIEFSEELADTEDREAQERSKAAEARVKGK, from the coding sequence ATGGGCAGAGACGAGCATGCAACAAAACGTGGCAATAGGCATTTGGCACAGACGCCGAAAAATCAGGTAAAAGAATCTGACGGTATGGATATCGAGTTTTCTGAAGAACTGGCAGATACAGAAGACAGGGAAGCACAAGAGAGAAGTAAAGCTGCAGAGGCACGTGTAAAAGGAAAGTGA
- a CDS encoding bifunctional diguanylate cyclase/phosphodiesterase produces MIMQGSYNPYIVALSIIIAVLASYSALIIVGKVSYSEGKARIFWLAAGSVVMGSGVWSMHFVGMLSFQMGMKMQHDIALTLTSMAASIFSAFIAFWITAQRKIKGTRIAVGGLVMGSGIITMHYIGMEAMQMTMTIQYDPVWWTISAVIALVASYAALFLFLRFRNSHRASISKWLSSLAMGFAICGMHYSGMKATIFKSKLPMPNVHTGMDNGLDPVLLYGVTVIIFILLLTSWGAMFFERHVLERLAYADSISGLPNRNDMNRHFHSNAGSTDTAVLFLDLDQFKTINDTLNHVIGDKLIAEAGQRLKHLQGEDCEVFRIGGDEFLIVANFSNEMKAKALAEQALNMIERVFHIGTNELYITGSIGISIGKIDEYEHSNLLREAETAMYEAKQRGSNSYVIYNEELGKRKTRKLKLEHDLHQALVKNQLFITYQPQWNVVDNQLSGFESLLRWKHPTKGLVSPAEFIPIAEETGLIIPITKWVIEKACHQARLWYDQGWSQSIAVNLSIRIFQNGQLFSWVEEALGKSGLPPHMLELEITESMVMRNMDDIIRQLEDVRQLGVRISLDDFGTGYSSIAVLDRIPIDCLKLDRLFTNDLETPNKHAIVKGIIRMAKSLKLDIVAEGVEHQEPIDILTTLGCDVMQGYFYGKPMTPPEVSEWLADLKNKSFAFAH; encoded by the coding sequence ATGATTATGCAAGGTAGCTATAACCCTTATATTGTAGCCCTTTCAATTATCATCGCTGTGCTTGCTTCATATTCTGCACTAATCATAGTAGGAAAAGTTTCCTATTCAGAAGGCAAAGCTCGTATATTCTGGCTTGCTGCCGGCTCAGTCGTTATGGGAAGCGGCGTATGGTCAATGCATTTTGTCGGGATGCTGTCATTTCAGATGGGAATGAAAATGCAGCATGACATTGCTCTTACACTTACTTCTATGGCAGCAAGTATTTTCTCCGCTTTTATCGCTTTTTGGATCACTGCTCAGAGAAAAATCAAGGGTACCCGAATTGCCGTCGGCGGCCTTGTAATGGGCAGCGGCATTATTACGATGCATTATATAGGTATGGAAGCTATGCAGATGACGATGACGATTCAGTATGATCCTGTCTGGTGGACGATCTCAGCTGTAATCGCACTGGTCGCCTCCTATGCAGCTTTGTTCCTGTTTCTCCGTTTCCGTAATAGCCACCGTGCTTCCATCTCAAAATGGCTCTCCTCTCTTGCAATGGGCTTCGCGATTTGTGGAATGCATTATTCCGGCATGAAAGCGACGATATTCAAATCGAAGTTACCTATGCCCAACGTCCATACTGGCATGGATAATGGGTTGGATCCTGTCCTACTGTACGGTGTAACAGTCATTATCTTTATTCTTCTTCTCACTTCATGGGGAGCTATGTTCTTTGAGCGACATGTGCTGGAAAGACTTGCCTATGCCGATAGCATCAGCGGACTCCCAAACCGGAATGATATGAACCGCCATTTCCATTCAAATGCTGGCAGTACCGATACAGCTGTACTCTTCCTTGACCTTGATCAATTTAAAACGATTAACGACACACTGAACCATGTCATCGGTGACAAACTAATCGCAGAAGCCGGACAGAGATTGAAACATTTGCAAGGCGAGGATTGTGAAGTATTCCGAATTGGCGGCGATGAGTTTCTAATCGTTGCAAATTTCTCCAATGAAATGAAGGCAAAAGCGCTCGCTGAACAGGCTTTAAATATGATTGAACGTGTATTCCATATCGGTACGAATGAATTGTACATTACAGGAAGTATCGGTATTAGCATTGGCAAAATTGATGAATATGAGCATTCTAATCTACTGCGCGAAGCTGAAACGGCGATGTATGAGGCGAAGCAGCGCGGAAGCAACAGCTATGTCATATACAATGAAGAGCTTGGAAAACGAAAGACACGCAAATTGAAATTGGAGCATGATTTGCATCAAGCATTGGTAAAAAATCAGCTTTTCATTACGTATCAGCCACAATGGAACGTAGTCGATAATCAGCTTAGCGGGTTCGAATCTTTGTTACGCTGGAAACACCCCACAAAAGGGCTTGTATCTCCTGCAGAGTTCATTCCAATTGCTGAAGAAACAGGCTTGATTATCCCAATTACAAAGTGGGTTATAGAAAAAGCATGTCATCAGGCACGGCTCTGGTACGATCAAGGCTGGAGCCAGTCCATTGCCGTTAACCTCTCCATTCGTATTTTCCAGAACGGACAGCTTTTTAGTTGGGTGGAAGAAGCTTTGGGAAAATCTGGGCTGCCCCCTCACATGCTAGAATTGGAAATAACCGAATCGATGGTCATGCGGAATATGGATGACATCATTAGACAGTTGGAAGATGTACGGCAACTCGGGGTCCGGATTTCACTGGATGATTTCGGTACAGGTTATTCTTCGATTGCTGTTCTGGACCGCATCCCGATTGACTGTCTGAAACTCGACCGCCTGTTCACGAATGATCTTGAAACGCCCAATAAACACGCTATTGTCAAAGGGATCATTCGTATGGCGAAAAGTCTTAAGCTTGATATCGTTGCTGAAGGTGTGGAACATCAGGAACCGATTGATATTCTTACAACACTAGGCTGTGATGTCATGCAAGGATATTTCTATGGAAAACCGATGACACCACCGGAAGTTTCCGAGTGGTTGGCCGATTTGAAAAACAAGTCATTCGCTTTTGCTCATTAA
- a CDS encoding CvfB family protein encodes MKNMVGTIQHMTVSGVTGTGYMLENNFGRVHLDREESLAELEAGDSTEVFIYPEKSGKLRASGKLPEASLETYGWSEVAGTVKGLGAFVDIGTTTEILVSADDLPLFEQVWPKSGDKLFVKLETDRKNRLLAIPASENVIDDIREWAPDQLYGQTVKGRVYRTSKEGTAIITDEDYRGFIHHQERKEEPRLGELVEGRVIDVKEDGTLNLSLRPLKQYSMGDDAEQILEYLQGKGGRMPFTDKSDPEDIRTTFQISKAAFKRALGKLMKEKKIIQEDGWTSIADNDEK; translated from the coding sequence ATGAAGAATATGGTAGGAACAATCCAGCATATGACCGTATCTGGTGTGACAGGTACGGGCTACATGCTTGAAAATAATTTTGGACGCGTCCATCTTGATCGTGAAGAATCACTTGCTGAACTGGAAGCAGGTGATTCAACAGAAGTTTTTATTTATCCGGAGAAGTCAGGAAAACTTCGAGCATCAGGGAAATTGCCTGAAGCCTCCCTTGAGACATATGGTTGGTCTGAAGTGGCTGGTACTGTTAAAGGACTCGGTGCTTTTGTTGATATTGGTACAACTACAGAAATTCTCGTTTCTGCAGATGATTTGCCACTTTTCGAGCAAGTTTGGCCTAAGAGTGGAGATAAATTATTCGTGAAATTGGAAACAGACCGTAAGAATCGACTACTTGCAATCCCTGCTTCAGAAAATGTCATCGACGATATTCGCGAATGGGCTCCTGATCAATTATATGGACAAACTGTAAAAGGACGCGTCTATCGCACGAGCAAAGAAGGTACTGCCATTATTACAGATGAAGATTACCGCGGCTTCATCCATCATCAGGAGCGTAAAGAAGAACCTCGCCTTGGTGAGCTCGTTGAGGGACGCGTAATTGACGTGAAGGAGGATGGCACATTGAATCTCTCTCTTCGTCCGCTTAAACAATACAGCATGGGCGATGATGCTGAGCAAATTCTTGAATACTTGCAGGGCAAGGGCGGCAGGATGCCATTTACAGATAAGAGCGATCCTGAGGATATACGCACTACTTTCCAAATAAGCAAGGCTGCTTTCAAGAGAGCACTTGGCAAGCTAATGAAAGAGAAGAAAATCATACAGGAAGATGGCTGGACGTCAATTGCTGATAATGACGAAAAATAA
- the ybaK gene encoding Cys-tRNA(Pro) deacylase, whose amino-acid sequence MKKKKLHKTNAMRILEQQGFAYKIHEYPWKGDSPDTENAAEEAGLPVFKTLVATGDKTGVIVACLPSNDEIDLKALARASSNKKVEMLAMKDLEKTTGYIRGGCSPIGMIKQFPTFIAQQAENLDTMVVSAGKRGMQMELKPADLKQAAHADFADFTAKH is encoded by the coding sequence ATGAAGAAGAAAAAATTACATAAGACGAATGCAATGAGGATTCTTGAGCAGCAGGGGTTTGCCTATAAGATCCATGAATACCCATGGAAGGGGGACAGTCCAGATACGGAGAATGCTGCAGAAGAAGCAGGTCTTCCTGTTTTTAAGACACTTGTCGCAACTGGTGATAAAACTGGTGTCATCGTCGCATGTCTGCCTTCAAATGACGAAATTGACTTGAAAGCACTCGCTCGTGCAAGCTCCAATAAAAAAGTCGAAATGCTTGCGATGAAGGACCTTGAGAAGACGACAGGTTATATCCGAGGAGGCTGCTCACCAATCGGCATGATAAAGCAGTTCCCGACATTCATTGCCCAACAGGCAGAAAATCTGGACACTATGGTTGTCTCAGCAGGCAAGCGGGGCATGCAGATGGAATTGAAACCAGCTGATTTAAAACAGGCAGCACATGCTGATTTTGCAGACTTTACAGCAAAGCATTAA
- a CDS encoding ferrochelatase: protein MKAILLMGYGAPESMDDIGAYYASIHHRKSVGRAVVKKAERQFYHHGTGETLGSIAKRQATSIEIALDRCFGMKLPVYSAFRHTAPFADRTVEKMLRDGVTGIYLFTLKPIVTEREALLNEKIVEKELKRLNQAEKVTVHTILPEHIDERWVNILANRAKSAWTWLPEKLQPHAEVIFTAHSVAGKATQRESYDKLLKELASAVADIAGLKQYSTAYRSAGRNRDMWSGPDILEVIREKSEEGCKAVIAADLQSLAENIETAFDIGYDLQELCSELDMKFLRAAQPNDSFDLIIAAAEMIADHFK, encoded by the coding sequence TTGAAAGCGATTTTATTGATGGGGTATGGTGCGCCGGAATCTATGGATGATATCGGTGCTTACTATGCGAGTATCCACCATCGCAAATCAGTCGGCAGGGCTGTCGTGAAAAAGGCAGAGAGGCAGTTTTACCATCATGGTACTGGAGAGACACTCGGCAGTATTGCGAAGAGGCAAGCAACAAGTATCGAGATTGCATTGGACCGCTGTTTTGGAATGAAGTTGCCTGTGTATTCAGCATTTCGGCATACTGCACCTTTTGCAGATAGAACTGTAGAGAAAATGCTTCGAGATGGTGTGACGGGAATCTATTTATTCACATTAAAACCGATTGTGACGGAGCGGGAAGCTTTACTGAATGAGAAAATCGTTGAGAAGGAGCTGAAACGATTAAATCAGGCAGAGAAAGTTACGGTACATACGATTCTTCCTGAACATATTGATGAGCGCTGGGTAAACATACTTGCCAATCGTGCTAAGTCAGCATGGACCTGGCTGCCCGAAAAACTGCAACCCCATGCAGAAGTGATTTTTACAGCTCATAGTGTGGCTGGAAAGGCAACGCAGCGCGAGTCATATGACAAGCTGCTGAAAGAACTTGCGTCCGCTGTTGCCGATATAGCCGGACTTAAACAATATTCAACAGCATACCGGAGTGCTGGCAGGAATAGAGACATGTGGTCAGGACCTGATATTCTGGAAGTTATTCGTGAAAAGTCTGAGGAAGGGTGCAAAGCTGTTATTGCGGCCGATTTGCAATCACTGGCAGAGAACATCGAGACTGCCTTTGATATCGGTTATGATTTGCAAGAATTGTGTTCCGAACTGGATATGAAGTTCCTGCGTGCTGCACAGCCCAATGATTCATTCGATCTCATAATCGCTGCAGCTGAGATGATTGCAGACCATTTCAAATGA
- a CDS encoding DUF2269 family protein — protein MTFYQLLVLIHVISAILGLGPGFIMTYILTKTDKIAELRHSYQLRGRLHLIVMSGGIILLVTGLSMGAINPYLFRTGWYVLSLVLYFVALAFGPLLLSPLTKKIRPMLAAHDGEDIPEGYWPLAKKVYLYENIINGIFVVIIVLMMLKPF, from the coding sequence ATGACGTTTTATCAGCTACTTGTCCTAATCCATGTAATTTCGGCCATCTTGGGACTTGGCCCTGGATTTATCATGACCTACATATTAACGAAGACAGATAAAATTGCAGAGCTGCGCCATAGTTACCAATTGCGAGGCAGACTGCACCTAATAGTCATGAGTGGCGGAATCATCCTCCTTGTAACAGGACTTTCAATGGGAGCGATCAATCCTTATCTATTCCGGACAGGCTGGTATGTTTTAAGTCTTGTTCTTTATTTCGTGGCACTTGCATTCGGCCCATTGCTCCTCTCACCATTAACAAAGAAAATCAGGCCGATGCTTGCTGCACATGATGGTGAGGATATTCCGGAAGGTTACTGGCCACTCGCAAAAAAAGTCTATCTCTATGAGAACATCATTAACGGAATATTTGTTGTCATTATTGTACTTATGATGTTGAAGCCGTTCTGA
- a CDS encoding cob(I)yrinic acid a,c-diamide adenosyltransferase, translating to MKLYTKTGDQGETALIGARVAKDNIRVEAYGTIDELNCFVGSAVAELDANHFADLLEDLETIQHELFDAGSDLANVTAKRVLKLSETAVTNLEDRIDTLSEEAPEIERFILPGGTKAAAALHIARTVCRRAERSVVTLINKEKDVPDVPLRYLNRLSDYFFAAARVANSRVDVRDVEYVRSAKVFRNSKKQP from the coding sequence ATGAAATTATATACAAAGACTGGCGACCAAGGCGAAACGGCACTTATCGGTGCCCGTGTGGCGAAAGACAATATTCGGGTGGAAGCTTACGGGACGATTGACGAACTGAATTGTTTTGTCGGATCTGCTGTGGCTGAGTTGGATGCCAATCATTTTGCAGATTTGCTTGAAGATCTGGAAACAATCCAGCATGAGTTGTTTGATGCGGGCTCAGATTTAGCCAACGTTACTGCAAAAAGAGTTTTGAAATTAAGTGAGACAGCCGTTACCAATCTAGAAGATCGCATTGACACACTTTCTGAAGAAGCTCCAGAAATCGAGCGATTCATCTTGCCCGGCGGGACAAAGGCAGCGGCTGCTCTCCATATTGCCCGGACAGTTTGCCGGCGTGCAGAACGCTCTGTCGTTACGCTAATCAACAAGGAAAAAGATGTTCCTGATGTGCCGCTCCGTTATTTGAACAGGCTATCGGACTATTTCTTCGCAGCTGCCCGCGTCGCCAATTCTCGAGTCGATGTGAGAGATGTCGAATATGTGCGCAGCGCAAAGGTTTTTCGAAATAGCAAAAAGCAACCTTAA
- a CDS encoding diacylglycerol/lipid kinase family protein: MVHFEKAVLFYNKIAGDSDVEQKLADTVPILGRVIDELTLISTETESDLQTKCRNMAELVDLMIFLGGDGTVHTAINSIAPLQKRPVIAILPGGTSNDFSRTLNIPQRLSEAAESLAQGKLIPIDVGKSNDDYFLNFWGIGLVSDTSKNVDGNQKESFGVLSYFMSTLKTIREADSFQYEIHADGGVKREGEAVLVFVLNGCFVGTRRLPINSINPRDGIFDILIARNSNLASLRELMSLKNPDTDVTALTELDYFQARELKIITDSAKDIDMDGEINTRTPSVIQVLPNHLEFLVPFDFA, translated from the coding sequence ATGGTGCATTTCGAAAAGGCAGTCCTTTTTTACAATAAGATTGCTGGGGATTCGGATGTGGAACAGAAGCTCGCTGATACTGTGCCCATTCTTGGCAGGGTCATTGATGAGCTAACTCTTATAAGTACCGAAACAGAATCAGATTTACAAACAAAATGCAGAAACATGGCAGAGTTAGTCGATCTGATGATCTTTCTTGGCGGAGATGGGACTGTCCATACTGCAATTAACAGCATTGCCCCTCTTCAGAAACGGCCAGTCATCGCGATTCTTCCTGGTGGAACTTCTAATGATTTCAGCCGAACCTTAAATATTCCACAAAGATTGTCTGAAGCGGCAGAGTCTTTAGCTCAAGGGAAATTGATACCTATTGATGTTGGGAAGTCGAATGATGACTATTTTCTCAATTTCTGGGGAATTGGACTTGTCTCAGACACATCAAAGAATGTCGATGGGAATCAGAAAGAAAGTTTTGGCGTACTCAGCTATTTTATGAGTACATTGAAAACGATTCGTGAAGCAGACTCGTTTCAATATGAAATTCATGCGGATGGAGGGGTGAAAAGGGAAGGAGAGGCAGTCCTTGTCTTTGTTCTAAATGGCTGCTTTGTCGGAACAAGGAGGCTTCCAATCAATTCAATTAATCCCCGGGATGGAATATTTGATATTCTGATTGCCCGCAATTCGAACCTCGCTTCACTACGGGAGCTCATGTCTTTGAAAAATCCGGATACTGATGTAACAGCATTGACAGAACTTGATTACTTCCAGGCGAGAGAACTCAAAATCATTACAGATTCAGCAAAGGATATCGATATGGATGGAGAAATCAATACTAGGACACCTTCTGTCATTCAGGTATTGCCAAACCATCTCGAATTCCTTGTACCTTTTGATTTTGCATAA
- a CDS encoding cation diffusion facilitator family transporter, whose product MGIIEFFKRGNVSSGLAALGNLVLTIIKGIAAAISGSGAMFAEAVHSGADTLNQGLVFFGSALSEKKPTKRFPTGFGRVVNLFVLIAVIVIAIMAYETILKGWHLTVHPEASGSLWLSMGVLLFSVMLDGIVLVKTLKEINHESGANLKGFGIVTGALPHLRYAAPPTRLVFYEDLVATLGGLLAMAAIALAHITGQFFWDGIGTMLIGILLIIIALKTGYDNTIGLIGVAAPNLIEERVARVILSDDDVDDIDKMRIVQEGRLYHVEVYVELRKNLSLSEADDIMFKLEKEILKDAAIGDVTLGIFETDDNPEWPRV is encoded by the coding sequence ATGGGTATCATTGAATTCTTCAAGAGAGGCAATGTTTCCTCAGGCCTTGCTGCGCTCGGCAATCTCGTATTAACAATTATTAAAGGGATTGCGGCAGCGATTAGTGGAAGCGGTGCGATGTTCGCGGAAGCTGTCCACTCAGGTGCCGATACGCTTAATCAGGGACTTGTCTTCTTCGGCAGTGCACTAAGTGAAAAAAAACCAACAAAACGATTCCCGACTGGATTTGGAAGAGTCGTCAATCTTTTTGTTCTAATTGCGGTAATTGTCATTGCCATTATGGCTTATGAAACGATTCTGAAAGGCTGGCATCTAACTGTTCACCCGGAGGCTTCTGGAAGCCTTTGGCTCTCGATGGGTGTCCTTCTGTTTTCTGTCATGCTCGATGGCATCGTGCTTGTTAAGACGCTTAAGGAGATTAATCATGAATCCGGAGCTAACCTGAAAGGGTTCGGAATTGTGACTGGAGCGCTGCCCCATCTGCGCTACGCCGCTCCACCGACACGTCTTGTTTTTTATGAGGATCTCGTTGCCACACTCGGCGGACTCCTTGCTATGGCTGCTATTGCGCTTGCCCATATAACAGGACAATTTTTCTGGGATGGTATCGGTACGATGCTAATCGGCATTCTTCTGATCATCATCGCTCTGAAAACGGGATATGACAACACAATTGGGCTTATTGGCGTGGCAGCACCCAATCTTATTGAAGAACGCGTAGCAAGGGTCATTCTGTCGGATGATGACGTTGATGACATCGACAAGATGCGCATCGTGCAGGAAGGCCGATTGTATCATGTCGAAGTGTATGTCGAACTGCGGAAGAACCTTTCTTTAAGTGAAGCTGATGATATTATGTTTAAACTAGAAAAAGAAATATTGAAAGATGCAGCAATTGGTGATGTAACGCTCGGTATCTTTGAAACGGATGATAATCCGGAGTGGCCAAGAGTGTAG
- a CDS encoding indolepyruvate ferredoxin oxidoreductase subunit alpha, with protein MAFVILDPCRGEKAGECVSVCPVDCIEEGPEQFYIDPDICIDCAACQAVCPVDAIVEEYDLDPAQEKFLEEAEKFFSER; from the coding sequence ATGGCATTTGTCATCCTTGATCCATGCCGCGGCGAGAAGGCGGGAGAATGTGTTTCCGTCTGCCCGGTTGACTGTATCGAAGAAGGACCGGAACAATTTTATATTGATCCGGATATTTGCATCGACTGCGCGGCTTGTCAGGCTGTTTGTCCTGTTGATGCAATTGTCGAGGAATACGACCTTGATCCTGCACAGGAGAAATTCCTTGAAGAAGCGGAGAAATTCTTCTCAGAACGTTAA
- a CDS encoding CHY zinc finger protein — translation MLIHGHEVPGAIDEETRCSHYHKENDRIAIKFHCCGKYYPCYKCHVEFGCGKKEVWPKAKFDEKAILCGSCGNELSVNQYFQSGYECPNCKAEFNPGCGLHRELYFET, via the coding sequence ATGTTGATTCATGGTCATGAAGTGCCTGGGGCAATTGATGAAGAAACACGCTGTAGCCATTATCATAAGGAAAATGACCGGATTGCGATCAAGTTCCATTGTTGCGGTAAATACTATCCTTGTTACAAATGTCATGTGGAATTTGGATGCGGAAAAAAAGAAGTATGGCCGAAAGCAAAGTTTGATGAAAAAGCGATCCTTTGTGGCAGTTGCGGAAATGAATTGTCAGTGAACCAATATTTTCAGAGCGGCTATGAATGTCCGAATTGTAAAGCTGAATTCAATCCTGGCTGTGGTTTGCATCGAGAATTGTACTTCGAAACTTAA
- a CDS encoding DUF2188 domain-containing protein yields MNVNMYSVVPTPDMSSWIVKLEDAVPENQYNSQVEAIEAATKLAKDNAPSKIEVWDKNHNMIDKKIF; encoded by the coding sequence ATGAATGTGAACATGTACAGTGTCGTACCTACTCCCGATATGTCCAGCTGGATTGTAAAACTTGAGGATGCCGTTCCGGAAAATCAGTACAATTCTCAAGTTGAAGCCATTGAAGCAGCTACAAAACTCGCCAAAGACAACGCACCGAGTAAGATAGAAGTTTGGGATAAAAACCATAACATGATTGATAAAAAAATCTTTTGA
- a CDS encoding DNA topoisomerase III, with product MMKTVVLAEKPSVGRDLARVLQCTKKGNGYLEGSKYIVTWALGHLVELAQPENYDVKYQTWNLEDLPMLPDNLCTVVMKKTGKQFQAVKSQLVRQDVGEIVIATDAGREGELVARWIIEKARVNKPVKRLWISSVTDKAIQDGFKNLKPGKAYENLYYSAIARAEADWFVGLNATRALTTKFNAQLSGGRVQTPTLAMIRQREEEIKSFQPRTYYGIEASTKNGLKLRWSGAKGNSRIFDKAKADKLLAGMKGEELEIKDVEKKQKKKHAPQLYDLTELQRDANRLFGFSGKETLRTMQRLYEQHKLLTYPRTDSRVITTDLVPTLPERLKACATSDYAPFAKKLMNKKFNLPKSVVNDAAVSDHHAIIPTEETAYLENLDASERKIYDLVTKRFLAVLSDPHEYEEVQVKGKIGQDTFTAKGTIVTKEGWKEIYARSSYKADDEERAGRLPDVKKGESFPSPDLKQTSGETEPPARFTEGTLLSAMENPVRYMQGEDKHLQQTMTKAGGLGTVATRADIIEKLYNTGYMELKGKNIYLTSKGRQLLDLVPEDLKSPALTAEWEEKLTDIANGRLKHKEFISGIKEYTKEIVAEIKSEETKFKHDNLTGTKCPDCGKLMLEIKNKNGKMLVCQDRSCGHKKNISRNTNARCPNCHKRMQMRGEGEGQMFFCTCGHREKLSTFQERKKKHQNTRVSKKDMNKYMKKEDSFSNNPFAEALAKLKKD from the coding sequence ATGATGAAAACAGTAGTACTTGCAGAGAAACCTTCTGTCGGTCGTGACCTTGCCCGTGTGCTCCAATGCACGAAGAAGGGGAACGGTTACCTTGAAGGTTCAAAATATATTGTTACATGGGCACTTGGCCATCTTGTGGAATTGGCTCAGCCGGAAAATTATGATGTGAAATACCAGACTTGGAATCTTGAAGATCTTCCGATGCTGCCAGACAATTTGTGCACGGTCGTCATGAAGAAGACAGGTAAACAGTTTCAGGCAGTAAAATCCCAGCTCGTACGCCAAGATGTCGGGGAGATTGTCATTGCAACAGATGCAGGGCGTGAAGGTGAGCTCGTTGCCCGCTGGATCATTGAAAAGGCTAGGGTCAACAAGCCAGTCAAGCGTCTTTGGATTTCATCTGTTACAGATAAAGCGATTCAAGATGGCTTCAAAAATCTGAAGCCTGGCAAAGCATATGAGAATCTTTATTATTCAGCGATTGCCCGTGCTGAGGCAGACTGGTTTGTCGGGCTCAATGCGACACGCGCATTGACGACGAAATTCAATGCTCAGCTATCAGGCGGTCGGGTACAGACGCCAACTCTTGCCATGATTCGCCAACGTGAGGAAGAAATTAAGAGCTTCCAACCACGTACTTACTACGGAATAGAAGCTTCCACAAAGAACGGCTTGAAGCTGCGCTGGTCAGGTGCGAAGGGAAATAGCAGAATCTTTGACAAAGCGAAGGCTGACAAACTGCTTGCCGGAATGAAAGGCGAAGAGCTGGAAATCAAAGACGTCGAGAAGAAACAGAAAAAGAAGCACGCACCGCAGCTGTATGATCTGACTGAACTTCAGCGCGATGCCAACCGCCTTTTTGGCTTCTCGGGTAAAGAGACATTGCGCACAATGCAGCGCCTGTATGAGCAGCATAAATTGCTCACATATCCGCGTACAGATTCCCGCGTCATTACGACTGACCTTGTGCCGACATTGCCGGAGCGGTTGAAGGCATGTGCTACGAGTGATTATGCACCATTTGCGAAGAAACTCATGAACAAGAAATTCAACTTGCCGAAGTCTGTTGTAAATGATGCGGCTGTAAGTGACCACCATGCAATCATTCCGACAGAGGAGACAGCGTACCTTGAGAATCTCGATGCAAGTGAACGGAAAATTTATGATCTGGTAACGAAGCGTTTCCTTGCTGTTCTGTCTGATCCGCATGAGTATGAAGAAGTACAAGTTAAAGGCAAAATAGGACAGGATACTTTTACAGCTAAAGGGACGATTGTGACAAAAGAAGGTTGGAAGGAGATCTATGCACGTAGCAGCTACAAAGCTGATGATGAAGAGCGTGCTGGCCGACTTCCAGATGTGAAAAAAGGCGAAAGCTTCCCATCTCCTGATTTAAAGCAGACAAGTGGAGAAACTGAACCTCCTGCAAGATTCACAGAAGGTACATTACTATCCGCAATGGAAAACCCTGTCCGCTACATGCAGGGGGAAGATAAGCATCTCCAGCAGACGATGACGAAAGCTGGTGGGCTCGGTACGGTTGCGACAAGAGCCGACATTATAGAGAAGCTATACAACACAGGGTATATGGAATTGAAAGGGAAGAATATTTATCTCACATCCAAAGGACGTCAATTGCTTGACCTCGTTCCTGAAGACTTGAAGAGTCCCGCACTTACAGCTGAATGGGAAGAAAAGCTCACAGATATTGCGAATGGGCGTTTGAAGCATAAGGAATTCATTAGCGGCATTAAAGAATATACGAAAGAAATCGTCGCAGAAATCAAGTCTGAGGAAACTAAATTCAAGCATGATAATCTGACAGGTACAAAATGTCCGGACTGTGGCAAACTCATGCTTGAAATTAAGAATAAGAACGGCAAGATGCTCGTCTGCCAAGATCGTTCATGCGGTCATAAGAAAAACATCTCCCGCAATACGAATGCCCGCTGCCCGAACTGTCACAAGCGGATGCAAATGCGTGGCGAAGGTGAAGGCCAGATGTTCTTCTGCACATGCGGACATAGAGAGAAGCTTTCGACATTCCAGGAGCGGAAGAAGAAGCATCAGAATACACGGGTGTCGAAGAAAGACATGAATAAGTACATGAAAAAAGAAGACAGCTTTTCAAACAATCCATTTGCCGAGGCACTGGCTAAGCTAAAGAAAGACTAA